The Effusibacillus lacus genome has a segment encoding these proteins:
- a CDS encoding isochorismatase family protein encodes MKKALILIDVQEDFLGNLGNIDYIVRLCQQYLDQNANEYDLVILTTWKHEENEGQDTLLISHPKAKRVEKRTYTAFNDEVKKLLEDNQIELVHLGGMDSEMSVMATMYSLLDNGYKVQILEGLLTSFHQRNWEATTIMKYVLGEENILRKGGDRVWV; translated from the coding sequence ATGAAAAAAGCGCTCATCCTGATTGACGTACAGGAAGATTTTCTTGGGAATCTTGGCAATATTGACTACATTGTCCGTCTTTGCCAGCAATATCTTGACCAAAATGCGAACGAATATGACCTGGTAATCCTCACCACGTGGAAACATGAAGAAAATGAAGGTCAGGATACATTACTGATTTCCCATCCGAAAGCAAAGCGGGTTGAGAAAAGAACCTATACCGCTTTCAACGATGAAGTGAAAAAGCTGCTGGAAGACAACCAAATCGAGCTTGTTCATTTGGGCGGCATGGACTCCGAGATGTCTGTTATGGCAACCATGTACAGCCTGCTGGACAATGGCTACAAAGTACAAATCCTGGAAGGTCTCCTGACTTCCTTCCATCAGCGCAACTGGGAAGCGACCACCATCATGAAGTATGTGTTGGGAGAAGAAAACATTCTGCGTAAGGGTGGAGACCGCGTTTGGGTCTAA
- a CDS encoding YlbF family regulator has protein sequence MTDHNELWGQAYELGSLIAESPEVDAYKKAKDLMEEHPEIQPLLRKLREMQTEYDRLKEYSQGPHLKGLEESISRTIEELDGFPEVVSFKEACAKVDDLLQSVTTVLANCITGKVNGVPMPKPTGGGG, from the coding sequence ATGACCGATCACAATGAACTTTGGGGACAGGCTTATGAGTTGGGCAGCCTGATCGCTGAGTCCCCTGAAGTGGATGCATATAAAAAAGCGAAAGACCTGATGGAAGAACATCCGGAGATTCAACCACTGCTTCGGAAACTGCGCGAAATGCAGACAGAATATGACCGGCTGAAGGAATACAGCCAGGGTCCCCACCTCAAAGGACTTGAGGAATCCATTTCCCGGACGATTGAAGAGTTGGATGGCTTCCCCGAGGTGGTCAGTTTCAAGGAAGCGTGCGCCAAGGTTGATGATCTGCTGCAATCGGTTACAACAGTTTTGGCAAACTGCATTACCGGGAAGGTTAACGGTGTTCCCATGCCAAAGCCAACCGGCGGTGGCGGCTGA
- a CDS encoding DUF1292 domain-containing protein: protein MTDHNHVHGPDCDHDHEHDVVILTDDEGNEHEFVIVDVLELEGKNYAILVPHDQEEGEAVILRVESDENGEEYLIDIEDDQEWDRVVKAYENLAAE, encoded by the coding sequence ATGACCGACCATAACCACGTGCATGGTCCCGATTGTGACCACGATCATGAACATGATGTAGTAATCCTTACGGATGATGAAGGCAACGAGCATGAATTTGTCATCGTCGATGTACTGGAACTTGAAGGGAAAAACTACGCGATTCTGGTCCCGCATGACCAGGAAGAAGGGGAAGCCGTTATTCTTCGTGTTGAATCTGACGAAAACGGCGAGGAATACCTGATCGACATCGAAGATGACCAGGAATGGGATCGTGTGGTCAAAGCTTACGAAAATCTTGCCGCAGAATAA
- a CDS encoding type 1 glutamine amidotransferase, whose translation MLQLKLKIGYLYSDLLEVYSDRGNVTVLQKRAEWRGIEVEVDRITIGDNADLTDYDLLFSGGGEDREQLLVAEDLLRKRESLFKAVESGTVILTICGSYQLLGHYFETIGGNRIEGVGLLDLYTIGGKKRLVGNAVGKLDFLGSDLTLVGYENHSGRTYLGPGVTPLAQVVAGFGNNGEDGQEGVAQGNVFGTYLHGPLLSKNPVFADHLLTMALARRTENPRLQPLDDSWELRAHDYVVKQFMQTGRR comes from the coding sequence GTGCTGCAGTTGAAGCTTAAGATTGGGTATCTCTATTCGGACCTGCTCGAAGTTTACAGCGATCGGGGAAACGTGACCGTTTTGCAAAAGCGGGCCGAATGGCGCGGAATTGAAGTGGAGGTTGACCGGATCACCATTGGCGACAATGCGGATCTGACCGACTATGACCTGCTTTTCTCGGGGGGAGGAGAGGACAGGGAGCAATTGCTTGTTGCGGAAGACTTGCTGAGGAAGCGGGAATCCCTGTTTAAAGCTGTGGAATCGGGCACGGTGATCCTAACCATATGTGGAAGCTACCAGTTGTTGGGACATTACTTTGAGACGATTGGCGGCAACCGGATTGAAGGTGTTGGCTTGCTTGACCTTTACACGATCGGAGGAAAAAAACGGCTTGTCGGAAACGCGGTGGGAAAACTCGATTTTTTGGGATCGGATCTGACCTTGGTGGGCTATGAAAATCATTCGGGACGAACCTATCTGGGACCTGGCGTGACACCGCTGGCCCAAGTGGTTGCAGGGTTTGGAAACAACGGGGAAGACGGTCAAGAAGGGGTGGCCCAGGGGAATGTTTTTGGCACCTACCTGCACGGCCCACTGTTATCCAAGAACCCTGTCTTTGCAGATCACCTGCTGACCATGGCACTTGCAAGAAGAACGGAGAACCCGCGTCTCCAACCGCTTGACGACAGTTGGGAACTGCGGGCTCATGATTACGTGGTGAAGCAGTTTATGCAGACCGGCCGCCGGTAA
- a CDS encoding MurT ligase domain-containing protein yields the protein MQTWRVWTAIYAAKITKRLLSLLGRKGTTLPGAVALRICPDLLNYYGKKLAGQVVLVTGTNGKTTTSNLLTNFLRKDGRNVVSNSLGANLIQGIAAALIEGVSGSGGKQSAVLEVDEATIAKVIQPLKPSAVIVTNFFRDQMDRYGEVDTVVNMVGDALQLSPAETTVILNADDPLVSSIAPDGKKVLYYGVQSSDIDMDEQGEVRDGKFCRKCGSTLHYSLYHYGQLGFFKCPVCDFQRRIPDQAAERVRLHEGGIRFDLDGSTGFLHSPAFYNVYNALAAITAAKVLGVKQQVVEREMQGLSTGLGRMERIVTNGNQDTMLALVKNPTGCNQVLRVVSQMEKPVDMVFILNDRYADGTDVSWIWDTHLERLREQKCLRRIVAAGTRAHDMAVRFKYAGLGDITTICEGDLEAVDRALGELPADHTLFILSTYTSLYAVRDHLLAKGRAAVEA from the coding sequence TTGCAGACCTGGAGAGTATGGACGGCAATTTACGCAGCTAAGATCACGAAAAGGCTCCTTTCCCTGTTAGGGCGTAAAGGCACCACCCTGCCGGGAGCTGTGGCTCTCCGCATCTGTCCCGATTTGCTGAATTATTACGGGAAAAAATTGGCGGGACAAGTCGTGCTGGTAACGGGAACCAATGGGAAGACGACCACCAGCAACCTTTTAACCAATTTTCTCAGGAAAGACGGAAGGAATGTGGTCTCCAATTCGCTGGGGGCCAATCTGATTCAAGGAATTGCTGCGGCTTTGATAGAGGGTGTTTCAGGTTCCGGCGGCAAGCAGTCAGCCGTATTGGAAGTGGACGAGGCAACCATTGCGAAGGTGATTCAACCGCTTAAACCGTCGGCGGTGATCGTGACCAATTTTTTCCGGGATCAAATGGATCGTTACGGAGAAGTGGATACGGTTGTAAATATGGTGGGGGATGCCCTTCAACTGTCGCCTGCGGAAACCACAGTCATCCTCAATGCGGACGATCCGCTGGTTTCATCAATTGCGCCTGACGGCAAGAAAGTCCTGTATTATGGGGTGCAATCCTCGGACATCGACATGGACGAGCAGGGTGAGGTACGGGACGGCAAATTTTGCCGGAAGTGCGGTTCCACCCTACATTACAGCCTGTATCATTATGGCCAACTGGGATTTTTCAAGTGTCCGGTCTGTGATTTTCAGCGAAGGATTCCCGACCAGGCCGCTGAACGCGTACGGCTGCATGAAGGAGGAATCCGGTTTGATCTTGACGGGAGTACAGGGTTCCTGCATTCACCCGCCTTCTACAATGTTTACAACGCCTTGGCAGCCATCACAGCAGCCAAGGTTCTCGGGGTTAAACAACAAGTGGTGGAACGGGAAATGCAAGGACTCAGCACCGGTCTTGGGCGAATGGAACGAATTGTGACCAATGGCAATCAGGATACCATGCTGGCACTTGTGAAAAACCCCACCGGGTGCAACCAGGTTCTGAGAGTGGTCAGCCAGATGGAGAAACCTGTGGACATGGTGTTTATTCTGAATGACCGGTACGCAGACGGGACGGATGTGTCCTGGATCTGGGATACCCACCTCGAGCGGTTGCGTGAGCAAAAATGCCTGCGCCGGATTGTGGCGGCAGGAACACGGGCGCATGACATGGCGGTACGGTTTAAATATGCGGGGTTGGGCGACATCACGACCATTTGCGAAGGAGACCTGGAAGCTGTGGACCGGGCTCTGGGTGAACTGCCAGCCGATCACACCCTGTTTATCTTATCGACCTACACATCTCTCTATGCGGTTCGGGATCATCTCTTGGCGAAAGGTCGTGCTGCAGTTGAAGCTTAA
- the clpP gene encoding ATP-dependent Clp endopeptidase proteolytic subunit ClpP, with translation MNLVPIVVEQTSRGERSYDIYSRLLKDRIVFLGSEIDDVVANSIIAQLLFLTAEDSEKDIHLYINSPGGSITSGMAIYDTMQFIKPDVSTICIGMAASMGAFLLTAGAKGKRYALPNSEVMIHQPLGGARGQAADIKIAAERILRMRDNLNRIIAERSGQPLEKVERDTDRDYFMTAEEAKEYGLIDKIIEKL, from the coding sequence ATGAACCTGGTACCGATAGTTGTCGAGCAAACCAGCCGTGGTGAAAGGTCATACGACATTTATTCCCGCCTGCTGAAAGACCGGATTGTCTTTCTGGGCAGTGAAATTGATGATGTGGTTGCCAACTCGATCATCGCACAGTTGCTGTTCCTTACTGCCGAAGATTCGGAGAAAGATATCCATCTCTATATCAATAGTCCGGGGGGTTCCATAACCTCCGGAATGGCAATCTATGACACGATGCAGTTTATCAAGCCGGATGTATCAACCATCTGTATCGGCATGGCGGCTTCCATGGGCGCTTTCCTGTTGACGGCAGGGGCGAAAGGCAAGCGGTATGCGCTGCCAAACTCTGAAGTCATGATCCACCAACCGCTTGGCGGAGCCAGGGGCCAAGCGGCTGACATCAAGATTGCAGCCGAACGGATTCTCCGGATGCGGGACAACCTAAACCGGATTATTGCTGAACGTTCCGGGCAACCGCTTGAAAAAGTGGAGCGTGACACCGACAGGGATTACTTCATGACCGCGGAGGAAGCAAAGGAATACGGTCTGATTGACAAGATTATCGAGAAACTGTAA
- a CDS encoding NAD(P)/FAD-dependent oxidoreductase, protein MKYDVIVIGGGPSGLMASIAAGMHGAKVLLIDKGDKLGRKLAISGGGRCNVTNNKELEELIKNIPGNGRFLYSSFSNFNNRDIISFFEDLGIKLKEEDRGRMFPVSNKARDVVEALIGKVKEVGTEIRVNSPVKHVLYDQGQVAGILLSSGQKLESPNVVVAVGGKSVPHTGSTGDGYVWAQQAGHTITELYPTEVPITLSDGFIRQRLLQGLSLRNIHLSVYNAKGKKMIEHEGDMIFTHFGISGPAALRCSQFVVKALKQSGGKDVNMSIDFYPDKTPDGIYKETYLIAKKEPKKAIKNVLKGYLPERIIPLVLDQAGLQPDITFDNIPKANWQKMASILKQFSLHANGTLSLEEAFVTGGGVHLKEIEPRTMQSKLMPGLFFCGEILDVHGYTGGYNITAAFSTGYTAGKSAAERALGIEDVAKQH, encoded by the coding sequence ATGAAATATGACGTAATCGTGATCGGGGGAGGACCTTCCGGGTTAATGGCTTCCATTGCGGCAGGAATGCATGGAGCCAAGGTGCTGTTGATTGACAAAGGGGACAAACTTGGCAGGAAACTTGCCATCTCCGGTGGTGGAAGATGCAACGTCACCAACAACAAGGAATTGGAAGAGCTGATCAAAAACATTCCGGGAAACGGCCGCTTCTTGTACAGTTCCTTCTCAAACTTTAACAACCGGGATATTATCAGCTTCTTTGAGGACCTTGGCATCAAACTGAAGGAGGAAGACCGGGGCAGGATGTTTCCCGTTTCGAACAAGGCAAGGGATGTGGTGGAAGCTCTTATAGGAAAAGTGAAAGAGGTTGGCACTGAGATCCGGGTAAACTCCCCGGTTAAACACGTCTTGTATGATCAGGGGCAGGTAGCCGGCATCCTGCTATCCAGTGGACAGAAACTGGAGTCCCCCAATGTGGTGGTGGCGGTGGGAGGAAAATCGGTTCCGCACACAGGCTCCACTGGGGATGGCTATGTGTGGGCACAACAAGCCGGACACACCATCACAGAGTTGTATCCGACAGAGGTTCCCATCACTCTGAGCGATGGCTTTATCAGGCAGCGATTGCTGCAAGGGTTGTCGCTTCGAAACATTCATCTGTCCGTCTACAATGCCAAAGGGAAAAAGATGATCGAACATGAAGGGGACATGATCTTTACCCATTTCGGCATTTCGGGGCCCGCTGCCCTTCGTTGCAGCCAATTCGTAGTGAAGGCCCTGAAGCAATCCGGGGGCAAAGACGTGAACATGTCCATCGATTTCTATCCTGACAAAACCCCGGATGGGATCTACAAGGAAACTTATCTAATCGCCAAAAAAGAACCGAAGAAAGCGATCAAGAACGTGCTCAAGGGGTATCTGCCCGAAAGAATCATCCCGCTTGTGCTTGATCAGGCAGGGCTTCAACCGGACATCACATTCGACAACATTCCCAAGGCCAATTGGCAAAAAATGGCCAGCATCCTGAAGCAATTTTCGCTTCATGCAAATGGGACCTTGTCTCTGGAGGAGGCTTTTGTCACTGGCGGCGGGGTTCATCTGAAGGAGATTGAGCCAAGGACCATGCAGTCCAAGTTGATGCCGGGGCTGTTTTTCTGCGGGGAAATCCTTGATGTTCACGGTTATACGGGGGGCTACAACATCACGGCTGCCTTCAGCACGGGTTATACGGCAGGCAAGAGCGCGGCCGAAAGAGCTCTCGGAATTGAGGATGTTGCCAAGCAGCATTAA